The sequence below is a genomic window from Cryobacterium arcticum.
GCGCTCGACGTGTGGTTGACCCTGCCCGTCGCCCCGCAGGGACTCACCGCCGAGGGCCTCGCCCAGGTGGAGCAGATGCTCGACGCCGGAGTCGACCTCGCCGGGGTCAACGTCATGACGATGAACTACGGAACCGACGGGAGCGTCGCCCCGATGTCGTCATTGAGCATCGATGCGCTGAAGGCGACCGCGACGCAGCTCAGCGACATCTGGCACGAGCGCACGCTCGCCCTGCCCGCCGGCGGGGTGTGGGCGCTCCTCGGGGCCACGCCGATGATCGGCCAGAACGACGTGAAGGGTGAGGTCTTCACCGTCGACGATGCCCGCGCCCTCAACGAGTTCGCCACCGCTCAGGGGCTGGCCCGGGTCTCGATCTGGTCGCTCAACCGGGACCAGACCTGCGGCAGCAACTACCCGCACGTCAGCACCGTCGCGACGTCCTGCAGCGGAATCGAGCAGGCCGGCGCGAGCTTCGCGACCGTGCTCGAGGACGGCTATACCGGCACGCCGTCCGCTCGTCCGGCGGCCGTGACGGATGCCGACACCATCGCCGACGACGCGGAGACCAGCCCGTACCCGATCTGGTCGTCGCGCAGCTACTACTCAGCCGGCGTGATGGTGGTGTGGAACGGCTCGGTGTACGTGTCGAAGTGGTGGAACGAGGACGCCGCCAAGCCCGACGACCCGAGCCTCAACACCGACGCTTCCGCCTGGACCTACGTCGGCCCGGTGCTCACCACCGATTCGCCGTTCGCCCTGCCGACCCTGCCGGCCGGCACCTACCCGGACTGGTCGGCCGACGCTCTCTATGACCAGGGCGACATCGTGCAGTACGAGGGCACCCCCTATGAGGCCCGCTGGTGGTCGCAGGCCAAGCGGCCCGACCGGTCGGTCCTCGACCACGACTACTCGCCGTGGAAGCTCATGACGGGGTCCTGACCGGCTCCACCCTGGCCGGCCCGGCACCGGCCGGCTGGGGTCGGAGCGGTTGGGCTTGGGCGGCCGTGACCCGGGCGCCGGTGAACTCGGTTTGTGTGCCATCGACGGTGAGGCTCGCCTGGGCCGCTCGCCCGGCTGGGAGAAGGCGGCCGACCGCGCGGGTTTCCGCCGCCCCGATCGACTCGGCCATCCAGGCGAGGATCGGTGCGATGACGGCGTCGTCAACATATCCGCCGTTGTCGTCGAGCAGCAGAACGTCCACGCCGCGCTCCCGGGCGGCGGCCACCACGGTGCGGAGGGGATCGCGGGCCAACAAGCCCGCGCGCAGGCCGTCGCGGAGGTCTCCCTCGCAGCTGGCATACTCGCTCCGCTCCGCGTCGGTCGGCTCTGTCCCCCTGCCGATGCGCCGCAGCAACGGGATGACCGTCCGGGCGAGTTCCGCCACCCGGCCGGTCAGCTCCGACCGCGCGGCCAGAGTCCAGCTCTGCTTCTGCGCCGAGACCAGGGCTTCCCGGTGGAGCAGGGTGATGCGTCGCTGCATCCGGTCGACCACGACGAGGAGCGCCACGGCGAGCCCCACCAGGACCACCGGCCGCACCCCGACCTGCACGATCTGCACGGCCGGCGCCCCGCCGAGAACACCGGCTGTGACGAGGACCGCGACGATCACTCCGGTGCCGGCCAGGGCCACGCCGCTGCGCCCGCGTAGCGCGAGCGAGACCAGGAGGAACGCGGCACCGACGGCGAACCACATGGTGCCGTAGGAGAAGGCCAAGTCGTAGAGGACATGGGAGGCGATGACCCCGGCGAGCAGGCCGCCACCGGCAACGGAGACGACGAGTACGGTGCGGCCGAGCGACGGCACCCGGTGCGGAGCGGCCCGGAGGATCTCCGCGGCGACCAGGGCCGTCGCGAGCATCGCCAGTTGCAGCGGCCAGGAGTCGGGAATCACGATAGCCGCGAGAACGGCGCACGCGGCCTGGGTGGCGACGTAGATGTACGTGAGAACGGTGACGCCCACCCGCAGGGACACCCGGTTGTCCGGCAGCCCGATTTCCGGCATGGGGGCCACGGTCACGCGGAGGCGGACGACCGTTCCACGCCCGGGAGCCGAATCGATCTCGGCGCTGCCGCCGGGCAGGCGATTCATGCGACCCACGATGCTCTGCCGGATGCCCAGCCTGTCGTCGTTGATCCGGCCCGGGTCGAAGCCCGGCCCGTCGTCGCTGATCTCGACGCGGATCTCCGAGTCCGTATGGATGAGAACGACGCTGCGCGCCGCATCCGGAGCGTGCTGGATGCTGTTGCGCAGGGCCTGTCGCATCGCCCCGATCAGGGCTTCGTGAGTCTGGGCGAAGGTGGCACCGGATGACGGCGTGGCTTCTCCCCGCACGCTGAAGGCGACGCAGTGGAGCCGGGCCTCCTCGGCCAGAGCCGCGCGCAGCACGACCGGCTCGTGCGCGTGCCCGTCGGCCAGGGATGTCACCGTGGACACGGCCGCGCGCGCCTGCGCGGCGAGCCGTTCCCGTGGGATCGGAAGGTCGGTGGACGCGAGCACCAGGGTCGCGAGGACCTCGTCGTGCACCAGTGTCGCTGCCTTGGTGCGCGCCGCAAGCCGCCCGCTCTCGGCGGATTCCCGGGACGCCGAGACCGCCGCCGCCGCAGCCTCGCCGTCCAGCCCGCGTCCGACCATGAGCATGTGCCCGCCGATCACACAGACCAG
It includes:
- a CDS encoding chitinase, which codes for MSPIRARATSRFAGRRLSAGRLLLSLAAMVLIPAAVTAVAVVPGLPPAVAGASVDSRWFAGYYDVTLESGAQLADSPLGTSAGGAVLAFVVAADADDCTPTWGKAYSLDQAAQTFELDRRVERMRREGQPLAVSFGGAINTELAAACSSVTETTDAYRIVMDRYGIDVMDLDIEGEMLADDESTARRAEAVARLQEERRDDGGALDVWLTLPVAPQGLTAEGLAQVEQMLDAGVDLAGVNVMTMNYGTDGSVAPMSSLSIDALKATATQLSDIWHERTLALPAGGVWALLGATPMIGQNDVKGEVFTVDDARALNEFATAQGLARVSIWSLNRDQTCGSNYPHVSTVATSCSGIEQAGASFATVLEDGYTGTPSARPAAVTDADTIADDAETSPYPIWSSRSYYSAGVMVVWNGSVYVSKWWNEDAAKPDDPSLNTDASAWTYVGPVLTTDSPFALPTLPAGTYPDWSADALYDQGDIVQYEGTPYEARWWSQAKRPDRSVLDHDYSPWKLMTGS
- a CDS encoding sensor histidine kinase — protein: MTSTGRAAGIGTAERSARRILVVDSALLIVIVLAVHLTFLLKGGQGQFPLWSLMIAWLAAVVTLVAGVIARRVSDLTLRLLALLAVALYWMTLVTFPAAVPAEGIDRIPWTLSATGAAAAAALVAGGRALGWATVIAGTTAGMVFRTLYGGLDLDGVVNDLQALLTGALVCVIGGHMLMVGRGLDGEAAAAAVSASRESAESGRLAARTKAATLVHDEVLATLVLASTDLPIPRERLAAQARAAVSTVTSLADGHAHEPVVLRAALAEEARLHCVAFSVRGEATPSSGATFAQTHEALIGAMRQALRNSIQHAPDAARSVVLIHTDSEIRVEISDDGPGFDPGRINDDRLGIRQSIVGRMNRLPGGSAEIDSAPGRGTVVRLRVTVAPMPEIGLPDNRVSLRVGVTVLTYIYVATQAACAVLAAIVIPDSWPLQLAMLATALVAAEILRAAPHRVPSLGRTVLVVSVAGGGLLAGVIASHVLYDLAFSYGTMWFAVGAAFLLVSLALRGRSGVALAGTGVIVAVLVTAGVLGGAPAVQIVQVGVRPVVLVGLAVALLVVVDRMQRRITLLHREALVSAQKQSWTLAARSELTGRVAELARTVIPLLRRIGRGTEPTDAERSEYASCEGDLRDGLRAGLLARDPLRTVVAAARERGVDVLLLDDNGGYVDDAVIAPILAWMAESIGAAETRAVGRLLPAGRAAQASLTVDGTQTEFTGARVTAAQAQPLRPQPAGAGPARVEPVRTPS